The Triticum dicoccoides isolate Atlit2015 ecotype Zavitan unplaced genomic scaffold, WEW_v2.0 scaffold52534, whole genome shotgun sequence genome includes a region encoding these proteins:
- the LOC119346840 gene encoding protochlorophyllide-dependent translocon component 52, chloroplastic-like, protein MPTAAITARRRRVNAVKWSALTGHVGPGYADGLSYADGPRRRTSGGPDGLWADEEHQDVLQRKRPPFIPEIDDPSFVTIYGVRDLPYGYDVLVENLMDPAHVPYAHKGLMGKLLKKENLGRVEFDIEGGGPIKMKTKVANVDGFLTEQQENRGYFRYAAPCTFYGSPLPREVKKKPQFMMVFMCVPVAPGKSRVIWAFPRNVGLWLDKVIPRWYYHMGPNALLDSDTYLLHVEERNFAAAGAENWHKAVYVPTSSDNMVIAFRNWFRKHCKSQVGWAVPTADQLPATPTKDKLMERYWSHVAQCRSCSAALKAMKALEVALQFASVAVVGFLAVAKGTLVTSVVQRAVVVSLAVLCFAASRWLASFIEKNFYFHDYVHAYK, encoded by the exons atgccgacggccgccatTACCGCCCGTCGACGTAGGGTCAACGCCGTCAAATGGTCAGCGCTGACCGGGCATGTGGGCcctggctatgccgacggcctgtccTATGCCGACGGGCCCCGTAGGCGTACCTCGGGCGGTCCCGACGGCTTG TGGGCCGACGAGGAGCACCAGGACGTTCTGCAGAGGAAGCGCCCGCCATTCATCCCGGAGATCGACGACCCCTCCTTCGTCACCATCTACGGCGTCAGGGACCTCCCCTACGG GTACGATGTGCTGGTAGAGAACCTCATGGACCCTGCCCATGTCCCCTACGCGCACAAGGGGCTGATGGGCAAGCTTCTCAAGAAGGAAAACCTCGGCAG AGTTGAGTTCGACATCGAAGGCGGCGGGCCGATAAAGATGAAGACGAAGGTGGCGAACGTGGACGGGTTCCTGACGGAGCAGCAGGAGAACCGCGGCTACTTCCGGTACGCCGCGCCGTGCACCTTCTACGGCTCGCCGCTTCCCAGAGAG GTGAAGAAGAAGCCCCAGTTCATGATGGTGTTCATGTGCGTCCCAGTGGCGCCGGGGAAGAGCAGGGTGATCTGGGCCTTCCCGAGGAACGTCGGCCTGTGGCTCGACAAGGTCATACCGCGGTGGTACTACCACATGGGCCCGAACGCCCTCTTGGACTCGGACACGTACCTCCTCCACGTCGAG GAGCGCAACTTCGCGGCGGCCGGCGCCGAGAACTGGCACAAAGCCGTGTACGTGCCCACGTCGTCAGACAACATGGTGATCGCTTTCAGAAACTGGTTCAGAAAGCACTGCAAGAGCCAGGTCGGCTGGGCCGTCCCCACAGCCGATCAGCTGCCGGCGACTCCAACCAAAGACAAGCTCATGGAAAG GTACTGGTCGCACGTCGCGCAGTGCAGGAGCTGCAGCGCGGCGTTGAAGGCCATGAAGGCGCTGGAGGTCGCCCTGCAGTTCGCGTCGGTTGCGGTCGTCGGCTTCCTCGCCGTCGCCAAGGGGACGCTGGTAACATCAGTCGTGCAGAGAGCTGTTGTTGTGTCCTTGGCCGTGCTGTGCTTCGCCGCGTCCCGTTGGCTCGCGAGCTTCATCGAGAAGAACTTCTATTTCCATGATTACGTTCATGCTTACAAGTGA